A single genomic interval of Flavihumibacter rivuli harbors:
- a CDS encoding TonB-dependent receptor: MSKKLLSLLLLVLVAYLPVLAQTTVKLSGKVINTRNEAVPGATVIIPGTQRKTAADVEGRFSFLLEVGKKYTIQVSSAGYSSKSLEDVEVKAGDDNTVTVVLETKSELGEVVVRTSVKKETTSALINLQRNNTAVSSGIAADLIKRTPDRTTGEVLKRVSGASIQDNKFVIVRGLSDRYNAAFINNAQLPSSEPDRKAFSFDVIPANMIDNIIINKTATPELTGEFAGGLIQVQTKDVPSRNFLSIGAQLGFNTNSAFKDFTSNPRSSTDWLGWDNGNRKLPAGFPATRVEYAGLTTDQQVEKSKLFNDQVYQQQTVTALPIQQYNISYGSAKSLKNDAKLGFIASVVYRNAQLRYDVSRQFNQADGTPIFNFLDNQNRYQTNIGALVNLTYSQKNNKISFKNIFNRFFDDNFFERNGFNTNRNQDINFYSSFLNQRSFYSGQLEGDHQLNWKRIKFRWNAGYSLVTRTQPDLRTQQYVKSSTANEFEIDPDDTRRFFSDLKDHTLTASGAFTVPFELFKQKHNLKFGGSSIVRFRDFNSRIFRYIETPPIESFDKDLASLPFDKIFLTDNIRRGGFVLDEFTNSQDKYYGISAINSGFLLFDNKLSDDIRLVWGARLEFFEQYLNTELDAKEVNLNTETWDFLPSLNLTWSLNTRNNLRFAAFQTVARPEFREIAPFAFFDYEANYGVSGNPDLKRTKILNLDLRYEMYPAAGETFSIGAFYKSFTDPIEFRLDPGSNADRRLYFYQNAGSANTYGAELEIRKNMGFLSKGSQFWKNVTAFGNLTYLFSDVSFPDEVSGQPVNSNRPIQGQSPYLINAGIQYSSEKYLNATILYNRIGPRLALVGNTEFPDIYERPRHLLDFQLSKRILDKKGELKLTFSDILNNPIYLYENVGGSKEFNGNDRMFSSYRPGSTISVGFTYDFDLKK, translated from the coding sequence GTGAGCAAAAAATTACTCAGTCTGTTGTTGTTGGTGTTGGTGGCTTACCTGCCGGTGTTGGCACAAACAACAGTTAAACTCAGTGGTAAAGTAATCAATACCCGTAATGAAGCTGTTCCAGGCGCAACAGTTATCATCCCTGGCACCCAGCGTAAGACCGCAGCCGATGTAGAAGGACGTTTTTCTTTCTTGTTGGAAGTTGGCAAGAAATATACGATCCAGGTTTCCAGTGCCGGCTATAGCTCCAAATCTTTAGAAGATGTTGAAGTAAAGGCGGGTGATGACAATACTGTTACCGTAGTGCTGGAAACCAAGTCTGAATTGGGAGAAGTAGTGGTAAGGACCTCTGTGAAAAAGGAAACCACCAGCGCCCTGATCAACCTCCAAAGGAATAATACGGCAGTATCCAGCGGTATTGCGGCCGACCTGATCAAGCGGACTCCTGACCGTACTACCGGCGAAGTACTGAAGCGCGTAAGTGGTGCCAGTATACAGGATAATAAATTTGTGATCGTTCGTGGTTTGAGTGACCGTTATAACGCAGCATTCATCAATAATGCACAGTTACCAAGCTCTGAACCTGACAGGAAGGCTTTCTCTTTCGATGTGATCCCCGCCAATATGATTGATAATATCATTATCAACAAAACGGCTACTCCTGAGCTGACCGGTGAGTTTGCAGGTGGTCTGATACAGGTTCAAACAAAGGATGTCCCTTCCAGGAATTTCCTTTCCATAGGTGCCCAGTTAGGTTTCAATACCAACTCTGCATTCAAGGATTTTACCAGCAATCCCCGTAGCAGTACTGACTGGCTGGGTTGGGATAATGGTAACCGTAAGTTGCCAGCAGGCTTTCCCGCCACCAGGGTGGAATATGCAGGTTTGACAACCGACCAGCAGGTAGAAAAATCCAAACTCTTCAATGACCAGGTTTACCAGCAACAGACTGTTACTGCCCTGCCCATCCAGCAATACAATATTTCCTACGGTTCTGCCAAAAGCCTGAAGAATGATGCGAAACTTGGTTTCATCGCTTCTGTGGTTTACCGTAATGCCCAATTGCGTTATGATGTAAGCCGCCAGTTCAACCAGGCCGATGGTACCCCCATCTTTAATTTCCTCGATAACCAGAACAGGTACCAGACCAATATCGGGGCCCTTGTTAACCTTACCTACTCCCAGAAGAACAATAAGATTTCCTTCAAGAATATTTTCAACAGGTTCTTTGATGATAACTTCTTCGAGCGAAATGGGTTTAACACCAACAGGAACCAGGATATTAACTTTTATTCTTCCTTCCTGAACCAACGTAGTTTTTACAGCGGCCAGCTGGAGGGTGATCACCAGTTGAACTGGAAGCGCATCAAGTTCAGGTGGAATGCCGGTTATTCACTGGTAACCCGTACACAGCCTGACCTTAGGACACAGCAGTATGTAAAATCCAGCACTGCGAATGAGTTTGAGATCGACCCCGATGATACCCGTCGATTTTTTTCTGACCTGAAAGACCATACCCTGACCGCTTCCGGTGCCTTTACTGTACCGTTTGAGTTGTTCAAACAGAAGCACAACCTTAAGTTCGGCGGATCTTCCATTGTTCGTTTCAGGGACTTCAACTCACGCATCTTCCGCTATATTGAGACCCCGCCGATCGAGTCATTCGATAAAGACCTGGCCTCCCTGCCATTTGATAAGATCTTCCTTACTGACAATATCCGCAGGGGTGGATTCGTGTTGGATGAGTTCACCAACTCGCAGGATAAGTATTATGGGATCTCCGCGATCAACTCCGGCTTCCTTTTATTTGATAACAAACTCAGTGATGATATCAGGTTGGTATGGGGTGCTAGATTGGAGTTCTTTGAGCAATACCTGAACACGGAATTGGACGCCAAGGAAGTAAACCTCAACACAGAAACATGGGACTTCCTTCCTTCACTTAACCTGACCTGGTCGCTGAATACCAGGAATAACCTCCGTTTCGCAGCTTTCCAAACGGTTGCCCGTCCGGAGTTTCGTGAGATCGCGCCTTTCGCGTTCTTCGATTATGAAGCGAACTATGGTGTATCCGGTAATCCTGACCTGAAGCGTACCAAGATCCTGAACCTTGACCTGCGTTATGAAATGTATCCAGCAGCTGGTGAGACCTTCAGCATTGGGGCATTTTACAAGAGCTTCACTGACCCGATCGAATTCAGGCTTGACCCGGGTTCCAATGCGGACCGTCGTTTGTACTTCTACCAGAATGCCGGAAGTGCCAATACCTATGGTGCGGAACTGGAGATCAGGAAGAATATGGGCTTCCTCAGCAAGGGTAGCCAGTTCTGGAAGAATGTGACCGCCTTTGGTAACCTAACCTACCTCTTCTCCGATGTAAGTTTCCCGGATGAGGTTTCCGGCCAGCCCGTGAACAGTAACCGTCCTATCCAGGGCCAGTCGCCTTACCTGATCAATGCGGGTATCCAGTATTCTTCTGAGAAATACCTGAATGCCACCATCTTGTATAACCGAATCGGACCCCGCCTGGCATTGGTAGGGAATACCGAATTCCCTGATATCTATGAACGCCCCCGTCATTTGCTGGATTTCCAGTTGTCAAAGCGTATCCTGGATAAGAAGGGAGAACTGAAACTTACCTTCTCAGATATCCTGAATAATCCTATCTACCTCTATGAGAATGTAGGTGGCAGCAAGGAGTTCAATGGCAATGACAGGATGTTCAGCAGCTATCGTCCGGGTTCCACCATCTCTGTAGGCTTTACTTATGATTTCGACCTGAAAAAATAA
- a CDS encoding sensor histidine kinase: MFNLKNLSPRQVAAINAFSISLLVGLANLILLKSWQIALASFAVLFLVAYLLIFYFLQQFIYRRIKLIYKFIYQTKATKREEFYNKYVVPQKSIDEVSQDVEKWAQQRQGEIELLKKNEAFRKEFLQNLAHEFKTPIFAIQGYVDTLLGGAMDNPDIRKKFLENTSRNVDRLVNLMNDLDEISRLERGEQVLYKQHFVIQDLIREVMESLSIKINQKEIMASIKKGCESPVNVFADKEKIRQVLINLIENATKYGKPGGSIVVSIYKTDLDKALIEISDDGIGIEEEHLLRIFERFYRTDKARSRDKGGTGLGLAICKHIVEAHGESMHVRSKPDVGTTIGFTLALS; encoded by the coding sequence ATGTTTAATCTGAAAAACCTTTCCCCCAGGCAGGTAGCGGCCATCAATGCTTTCTCCATCTCACTGCTGGTTGGATTGGCCAACCTGATCCTTTTGAAGTCATGGCAGATCGCGCTGGCATCCTTTGCCGTTCTTTTCCTTGTTGCTTACCTGCTGATCTTTTATTTTCTCCAACAATTCATATACCGCAGGATAAAGCTCATTTACAAGTTTATCTACCAAACCAAGGCAACCAAAAGGGAAGAGTTCTACAATAAGTATGTCGTACCCCAAAAGAGCATCGATGAGGTTAGCCAGGATGTGGAGAAGTGGGCACAACAAAGGCAGGGGGAAATTGAATTGTTGAAAAAAAACGAAGCCTTCCGCAAGGAATTCCTCCAGAACCTGGCGCACGAATTCAAGACACCCATTTTCGCTATCCAGGGATATGTGGACACATTGCTGGGAGGTGCAATGGACAACCCGGACATCCGAAAGAAATTCCTCGAAAACACCAGCCGCAATGTTGACCGTTTGGTTAACCTGATGAACGACCTTGATGAGATATCCAGGCTGGAAAGGGGCGAGCAAGTCCTGTACAAGCAGCATTTCGTTATCCAGGACCTGATAAGGGAAGTAATGGAATCCCTCTCGATCAAGATCAACCAGAAGGAGATCATGGCTTCCATCAAGAAAGGCTGTGAATCTCCGGTAAATGTATTTGCAGATAAGGAAAAGATCAGGCAGGTATTGATCAACTTGATTGAGAACGCTACCAAATATGGAAAACCGGGCGGGTCAATTGTAGTGAGCATCTACAAAACAGACCTGGACAAGGCCCTGATCGAGATCAGCGATGACGGCATCGGCATAGAAGAAGAACACCTCCTTCGGATCTTCGAGCGTTTTTACCGGACCGATAAAGCCAGGAGCCGCGACAAGGGGGGCACAGGACTTGGTCTTGCCATCTGTAAACACATTGTGGAGGCACATGGAGAAAGTATGCATGTGCGCAGTAAACCGGATGTAGGAACGACCATAGGTTTCACACTTGCCCTGAGTTAA